A window from Mycobacteriales bacterium encodes these proteins:
- a CDS encoding glycerophosphodiester phosphodiesterase family protein, producing MSEAGFRPLVIAHRGASGLEPEHTAAAYRRALDDGADGFECDVRLTRDGRLVCLHDRSMERVARRRGVVSRMTLAELQRLNVGSRNGPSATVLTFEELLEIALSAGRPLTLLVETKHPVRYGGRVERAAVDVLRRFGLADPEGRDGVVARVMSFSPAAVRTAGRLAPGLPTVALMSRLRADAGSKPLFGAAAIAGPSLAAIKANPGYVARAHQRGNPVYVWTADEPDDVALLVSLQVDAVITNRPDVARSVVDG from the coding sequence GTGAGCGAGGCCGGGTTCCGGCCGCTGGTGATCGCTCACCGCGGCGCATCGGGGCTCGAGCCGGAGCACACGGCGGCCGCTTACCGTCGCGCGCTCGATGACGGCGCCGACGGTTTCGAGTGCGACGTGCGACTGACCCGCGACGGCAGGCTCGTCTGTCTTCACGACCGCAGCATGGAGCGGGTGGCCCGCCGTCGCGGGGTGGTGTCCCGGATGACGCTTGCGGAGCTGCAGCGACTCAACGTGGGCAGCCGCAACGGCCCCAGCGCGACGGTCCTCACGTTCGAGGAGCTGCTGGAGATCGCCCTGTCTGCCGGACGGCCCCTCACCCTGCTCGTCGAGACGAAGCACCCGGTGCGTTACGGCGGGCGGGTCGAGCGGGCAGCCGTCGACGTACTGCGCCGCTTCGGGCTCGCCGACCCCGAGGGCCGCGACGGCGTCGTCGCGCGCGTCATGAGCTTCTCCCCTGCGGCGGTGCGAACCGCGGGTCGTCTGGCCCCGGGGCTTCCCACCGTCGCCTTGATGTCGCGGCTGCGCGCGGACGCCGGAAGCAAGCCGCTGTTCGGAGCCGCCGCCATCGCGGGGCCGTCGCTCGCCGCGATCAAGGCCAACCCGGGGTACGTCGCGCGGGCCCACCAGCGCGGAAACCCGGTCTACGTCTGGACCGCCGACGAGCCGGACGACGTCGCGCTGCTCGTCTCACTCCAGGTCGACGCCGTCATCACCAATCGTCCCGACGTCGCCCGTTCCGTCGTCGACGGATAA
- a CDS encoding arginine deiminase, whose protein sequence is MVADRGPDSEVGSLRTVVLHRPGPEIKRLTPRNSADLLFDAIPWVERAQEEHDVFAGTLAERGVEVLALRDLIAEALTVEEARATLVERTVRGCRVGAQLRSALADHLAGLSAEELTDLAIGGLSYEELGGGEGVVARLLHRHHLVVPPLPNLMFTRDCAVWIAGHVAIASPSTSARRREAWLTEVVYRHHPRFAGTPILYEPTDAWLEGGDVLLLGPGVVAVGVGQRTQPEAVETLAGRLFSRGLAHTVLAVPIAPQRATMHLDTVCTMVDVDAVVMYPPLADSLTAIVVTPGEDGTQHASTPQPFLSAAAAAMGIDELRVIDTGLDPVTAEREQWDDGNNTLAIAPRVAIGYERNVATNAQLEAAGIEVVRIPGSELGSGRGGPRCMSCPVARDSVAGLGR, encoded by the coding sequence ATGGTCGCCGACCGCGGGCCGGACAGCGAGGTCGGGTCGCTTCGTACGGTGGTGCTGCACCGGCCCGGTCCGGAGATCAAGCGGCTCACGCCGCGCAACTCCGCCGACCTGCTCTTCGATGCGATCCCATGGGTGGAGCGGGCGCAGGAGGAGCACGACGTCTTCGCCGGCACGCTCGCCGAGCGCGGCGTCGAGGTGCTCGCGCTCCGCGACCTGATCGCTGAGGCCCTCACCGTCGAAGAGGCGCGCGCCACGCTGGTCGAGCGCACTGTCCGCGGCTGCCGGGTGGGAGCGCAGCTGCGGTCGGCCCTCGCCGACCATCTGGCCGGGCTGAGCGCCGAAGAGCTCACCGACCTGGCGATCGGAGGGCTGTCCTACGAGGAGCTCGGCGGCGGCGAGGGGGTGGTCGCCCGACTCCTTCACCGCCACCACCTCGTCGTACCGCCGCTGCCGAACCTGATGTTCACCCGCGACTGCGCCGTCTGGATCGCGGGCCACGTCGCGATCGCCAGCCCGAGCACGTCGGCGCGCCGTCGCGAGGCCTGGCTGACCGAGGTGGTGTATCGCCACCACCCGCGATTCGCCGGTACGCCGATCCTCTACGAGCCGACCGACGCCTGGCTGGAAGGCGGCGACGTGCTGCTGCTCGGTCCCGGCGTCGTCGCGGTCGGCGTCGGTCAGCGCACCCAGCCGGAGGCGGTCGAGACGCTTGCCGGACGGCTGTTCAGCCGCGGCCTGGCCCACACCGTGCTCGCCGTCCCGATCGCCCCACAACGCGCAACGATGCACCTCGACACGGTGTGCACGATGGTCGACGTCGACGCGGTCGTGATGTACCCGCCGCTGGCGGACTCGCTCACCGCGATCGTCGTGACCCCCGGCGAGGACGGCACGCAGCACGCGAGTACGCCGCAGCCGTTCCTGTCGGCGGCTGCCGCGGCGATGGGCATCGACGAGCTACGCGTAATCGACACCGGGCTGGACCCGGTGACGGCCGAACGCGAACAGTGGGACGACGGCAACAACACCCTGGCGATCGCGCCGCGCGTCGCCATCGGCTACGAGCGCAACGTGGCGACCAACGCCCAGCTGGAGGCGGCCGGCATCGAGGTCGTGCGCATCCCGGGCAGCGAGCTCGGCAGCGGGCGTGGCGGACCTCGCTGCATGTCCTGCCCGGTGGCCCGAGACTCGGTCGCGGGCCTGGGACGTTAG